GCGTGATCGGCACGGTTAGCTATCGCTTTGGCGGCGCCAGCCACGATGCGCCCTACACCACGCCGACACCCGATGTCCTCCACGGCACCCTGGCGGCGATGCGCGCGGCCGCCTGCTCGCACGTCGTGATGGAAGTGTCGTCGGCGGCGCTGACGATGGATCGACTAGCCGGCGTGCAGTTTTCGGTCGGCGCATTTGCCAATCTCACACAAGATCACCTCGACGTGCATGGCAGCATGGAGGCGTATCGCGACGCCAAGGCCTTGCTCTTTGCCAACCATCTCGCGCCCGGCGGCATCGCCGTCATTAATGTCGATGACGCGTATGGGGCGGCGATGGTCGCCGCGGCGACGAGCGCCGGTGCCAAGGTGCTCCGTGTATCGTGTGGCGCACATCCGGCAGAGATCGCGGTCGAGCGCTTTGAATCGACGATTACCGGCATTACGGCGCAGCTTCGAACGCCGCGCGGCGTTTTGCAAATACGCTCGCGACCGCTGCTGGGCCAATACAACGTCGCCAATATCGCGCTCGCGCTTGGCATTGGCGAGGCGCTTGGCTTGCCGCTTGAGGCCATCGCCCGCGGCATCGCTGAGCTCCCCGGCGTGCCGGGGCGGGTGGAGCGCGTCGCCAACACGGCGGGCCTCGATATCTTGGTCGACTATGCGCACACGCCGGACGCGCTCGAAAACGTGCTGAGCACGCTGCGGCCGCTGACCAAGCGTCGCCTGCTATGCGTGTTTGGCTGCGGTGGCGATCGGGATCCTACCAAGCGACCCAAGATGGGCGCGGTGGTTGCGCGGCTTGCCGACCTCGCCTTTGTCACCTCTGACAATCCTCGCACCGAAGACGCGTGGGCGATCCTCGACATGGTGCTTGCCGGCATCCCGTCGCCACACCGTGTGATCGCGGATCGCGCCGCCGCGATTGCCGCCGCGGTGGCCGAAGCCGTGCCTGGGGACATCGTTCTCATCGCCGGCAAGGGCCACGAGGACTACCAGATCATCGGCCACGAAAAAATTCACTTCGACGATCGCGAACACGCGGCCGCGGCCGCGGCGCAGCGCCCGGCCTTTGCGGCGGCGCAGCTCGCGGCGGCGGCGGGCGCTACGTTGGCGGTGAGTGCGGGCAGCGCCTCAGCGACCAGGGGAGGCGACACATTTTCACGCGTCCACATCGATGGACGAACCGCCGCGCCAGGTGATCTCTACGTCGCTATCGTCGGTGAGCAACACGATGGGCATGCATTTTGCGCCCAGGCCGTCGCCGGTGGTGCCACGGGGGTGCTCGTAGCGCGCGCGTGGGCTGACGCCGAAGCCGCCGCTGGGCGTAACCCAATCGCGCCCGTCGTCATGGTCGCCGACGACACGCGGCTTGCGCTGGGTAAGATGGCGGCGGCACATGCGGCGGCGTGGCGCGGTGAGGGTGGGGCCGCTAGCATCCGGCGCATCGTCGCCGTCACAGGGTCAGCGGGCAAGACGACCACCAAGGACTTGCTTGCCGCGGCGTTCGCTGCGGCGGGACCAACCCATGCGGCTGCCGGCTCGCTCAACAACGAAACCGGTGTCCCCCTCACCATGCTCGGGCTACGCGCGTTTCATCAATTCGCCGTGCTCGAGATGGGCATGCGCGGCGCGGGTCAGATCGATTACCTAGCTCAGCTTGCCCGCCCCGACGTTGCCGTCGTCGTCAACGCGGGGACGGCGCACATGGAATTACTCGGTTCGACCGAGGCCATCCTGCGCGCGAAGTGCGAGATATTTGGCGGCCTGGCGCCGGGCGGTGTTGCTGTCTATCCCGCCGACGACGCCCGCTTTGCATCCGTGGTTCGTCAGATCGCGCCCAAAGCGCGGCACCTTACCTTTGGCGAGGCCCCGCACGCCGATGTGCGCTTGCTAGCGGTGACTTCGCGCGGTGCGGCGGGCAACGAGCTCGAGATTTCTGCGCAGGGCAATGTCCAGCGCGTCATGCTGCGCCTGGTCGGCAAGCACAACGCGATCAACGCCTGTGCCGCGCTGGCCGCCGCGCTCGCCGCGGGCGTCGCCGATCAGGTCGCCGCCAGTGGCCTTGCCCATGCGCGCGCGCCACATATGCGCGGCGAGTTAGCGTTGCTGCATGGCCGCAACGTGCTCATCGATTGCTACAACGCCAATCCTGCCGCCATGGCCGCGGCGTTGCATACCCTGGCCGAGCTTGCGGCGGGTAGCCCTTGTGTCGCAGTGCTTGGCGACATGCGCGAGCTAGGCGACTTGGCGGCTGAGGCTCATCGCGAGGTGGGCGCGCTTGCCCGCGCGCTCGGCGTTACGCTCGTAGCCATCGGCGATCATGCGCCCGACATGCTTGCGGGCTGGCAAGCGGCGCCAGGGACCACAGCAGCGACCGCCGAACGCGCCGAACGCGCCGAACGCGCCGAACGCGCCGAACGCGCCGAACGCGCCGAACGCGCCGAACGCGCCGAACGCGCCGAACGCGCCGAACGCGCCGACACCCCCGCCACGGCGGCCGCCCGCGCCGTTGCCCTGTCAGCGACCGGCCAATGGATCTTAGTCAAGGCCTCGCGCGGCATGCGGCTCGAACGCGTGGTCGAAGCGATGGCGGCTTTGCCCGCGACCGCCGCTTCTCCTTCATCGTCAACTTCGCCTCCAGCTACCACCTAAGCGTCAGGAGCAACATGCTGTTCTATCTCTTCTACGACATCCTGGCCAAGTACGACGCGCTGTCGTGGATGCGCGTCTTTCGCTACACGTCGATGCGCATCATCGCCGCCGCGATTACGGCGCTCATCATCTCCTTCGTGGTCGGCCCGTGGTTTATTGAAAAACTAAAGTCGCGCCAAATTGGCCAGCAAATCCGCGACGACGGCCCACAATCGCATCTCAAGAAGGCGGGCACGCCGACCATGGGCGGCTCGCTGATCCTAATGTGCTTGGTCGCTTCGACGTTGCTTTGGTGTGATTTGGCCTCGCCGTTTGTGTGGCTGGCGCTCTCGGTCACCGTCGCGTTCGGCGCGATTGGGTTTGCCGATGACTACGCCAAGGTTAGCAAGAAGAACACCAAGGGCGTCTCCGGCAAGGTTCGCCTTTTGCTCGAGTTCGCCATCGCCGCCGCCGCGATGTCGTATCTCTGCTACAGCGACATGCTGCCCGAGGCGATCCGGCTTAAGCTGCAGTTGCCGTTTACGAATTTCTATGCCGATACCGGCTACTTCTTGCCGGCTTGGGCCTATATCGGCTTCGGCTCGATCGTCATCGTCGGCACCGCCAATGCGGTCAATCTCACCGATGGCCTCGATGGCTTAGCCATCGGGCCCGCCATCATGAACGCCGGCACGTTTCTGATTCTCGCCTACATCGCGGGCGCTACCACCACGATCGTCGCGGGCGGCCAGGAGCAAACCATTGCGCAGTATCTGCATGTTGCGCACATTCGGGGCGCCGACGACCTCGCCATTTTCTGCGCCGCGCTGTTTGGCGCCGGCGTAGGGTTTCTTTGGTACAACTCCTATCCCGCCTCGGTCTTCATGGGCGACGTTGGCGCGCTATCGCTCGGCGGTGCCATCGGCATGCTGGCGGTGCTCACCAAGAACGAAATGGTCTTGCTCTTGGTCGGCGGCGTCTTCGTGATGGAGGCCCTTAGCGTCATCATCCAGGTCGGCTCATTCAAGCTGCGCGGCAAGCGCGTCTTCAAGATGGCGCCGATTCACCACCACTTCGAGCTCAAGGGCTGGCCCGAGCCAAAAATCATTGTGCGCTTTTGGATGATCAGCCTGCTGCTCTCCCTGCTCGCCATCGGCACGCTTAAGCTGCACTAGGGCGTGCGAACGCGACACCCGCGGCGCGATCACGAAAATGTGGCGCGCCGTGCGCCTTACGTTTCTGCTCGGCGCGTCTAGTTAGGCGCGGCGGCGGCGGAAGAACATGAGGCCGAGGGCGGCGAGCGCGAGCAGCAGCGGTGACGCGAAGCCTTGGTTGGCGGAGCAGCAGCCGTTTTCGCTCCCGGTTGGCTCAATGCAGTCGTCGCCGGTGCAGATGTCACCCGCTAAAACGCCCACGACGCAGAAGTCGTCGAGCGCCCATCCGGCGAGTTCGAGGCCCTCGTCCGATTTGAGATTTACGCCGACCTGCAGCGCAAAATTCGTCTCGCTGCCAAACGCGGCGGCGGCCACGTTGGCCGTGATGTCGATATCGTGAAAGCGCCATTCGTTATCGCTGTGGTTGCTCGAGCCCACGCCCTGCTTGTTGGTCCACACCGGGGTATTGCCGACCAAGACATTGGCGCTGTCAAACGTGCTGTCTTCGACGCCGAGCCAGCGCTGATATTGAATGCGGATTTTGGCATAGCGGGTGATGTCCATCGG
The genomic region above belongs to Myxococcales bacterium and contains:
- a CDS encoding phospho-N-acetylmuramoyl-pentapeptide-transferase, with product MLFYLFYDILAKYDALSWMRVFRYTSMRIIAAAITALIISFVVGPWFIEKLKSRQIGQQIRDDGPQSHLKKAGTPTMGGSLILMCLVASTLLWCDLASPFVWLALSVTVAFGAIGFADDYAKVSKKNTKGVSGKVRLLLEFAIAAAAMSYLCYSDMLPEAIRLKLQLPFTNFYADTGYFLPAWAYIGFGSIVIVGTANAVNLTDGLDGLAIGPAIMNAGTFLILAYIAGATTTIVAGGQEQTIAQYLHVAHIRGADDLAIFCAALFGAGVGFLWYNSYPASVFMGDVGALSLGGAIGMLAVLTKNEMVLLLVGGVFVMEALSVIIQVGSFKLRGKRVFKMAPIHHHFELKGWPEPKIIVRFWMISLLLSLLAIGTLKLH
- a CDS encoding UDP-N-acetylmuramoyl-L-alanyl-D-glutamate--2,6-diaminopimelate ligase, with the protein product MKQQAATLGLLCDALAAAGLLLEHDVRESDKSRIAQLVTEDSRQLAPGAVFVAIAGSRQDGHALVPQAHDAGAIAAVCERRLDVDVPQLIVTSTRRALGVLVGLMHGEPARALALVGITGTNGKTTTSYLVEAILSAAVHKPGVIGTVSYRFGGASHDAPYTTPTPDVLHGTLAAMRAAACSHVVMEVSSAALTMDRLAGVQFSVGAFANLTQDHLDVHGSMEAYRDAKALLFANHLAPGGIAVINVDDAYGAAMVAAATSAGAKVLRVSCGAHPAEIAVERFESTITGITAQLRTPRGVLQIRSRPLLGQYNVANIALALGIGEALGLPLEAIARGIAELPGVPGRVERVANTAGLDILVDYAHTPDALENVLSTLRPLTKRRLLCVFGCGGDRDPTKRPKMGAVVARLADLAFVTSDNPRTEDAWAILDMVLAGIPSPHRVIADRAAAIAAAVAEAVPGDIVLIAGKGHEDYQIIGHEKIHFDDREHAAAAAAQRPAFAAAQLAAAAGATLAVSAGSASATRGGDTFSRVHIDGRTAAPGDLYVAIVGEQHDGHAFCAQAVAGGATGVLVARAWADAEAAAGRNPIAPVVMVADDTRLALGKMAAAHAAAWRGEGGAASIRRIVAVTGSAGKTTTKDLLAAAFAAAGPTHAAAGSLNNETGVPLTMLGLRAFHQFAVLEMGMRGAGQIDYLAQLARPDVAVVVNAGTAHMELLGSTEAILRAKCEIFGGLAPGGVAVYPADDARFASVVRQIAPKARHLTFGEAPHADVRLLAVTSRGAAGNELEISAQGNVQRVMLRLVGKHNAINACAALAAALAAGVADQVAASGLAHARAPHMRGELALLHGRNVLIDCYNANPAAMAAALHTLAELAAGSPCVAVLGDMRELGDLAAEAHREVGALARALGVTLVAIGDHAPDMLAGWQAAPGTTAATAERAERAERAERAERAERAERAERAERAERAERADTPATAAARAVALSATGQWILVKASRGMRLERVVEAMAALPATAASPSSSTSPPATT